The proteins below are encoded in one region of Sphingobacterium sp. R2:
- the argS gene encoding arginine--tRNA ligase yields the protein MANSIQKRLVEVTVQAVKELYNADILENQIALQATRKEFEGQITIVAFPVTRFSKSSPEQTGKEIGAYLQQHIAEISDFNVIKGFLNIVLSDAYWITLLNQTISSKDFGIFPANGKKLMVEYSSPNTNKPLHLGHIRNNLLGYSVAEILKAYGYEVIKANLVNDRGIHICKSMLAWQKFGAGETPESTGMKGDHLVGKYYVVFDKEYKKEIEALKAEGQTEDEAKKNAPLMKQAQAMLQQWEAGNEEVISLWKTMNNWVYAGFEKTYKQLGVDFDKYYYESNTYLLGKDIIQEGLDKGVFFKKEDNSVWIDLTDEGLDQKLVLRGDGTSVYITQDLGTAQLKYDEFKMSESIYVVGNEQDYHFKVLFLILKKLGKAWAEGLFHLSYGMVDLPSGKMKSREGTVVDADDLMAEMLKTAQERTEELGKTEGLDEASKAALYDTIGMGALKYFLLKVDPKKRLLFDPNESVDFQGHTGPFIQYTHARIKSVLSKAEFNFDSAVSVPATISSYERDLIQQLGAFPETIEASAQEFSPAQLANYIYEVAKIYNKFYHEETILKAEDNDVKNFRLHLSASAAKVIAKGMNLLGIQVPERM from the coding sequence ATGGCAAATTCTATTCAAAAGCGACTTGTTGAAGTCACTGTACAGGCAGTAAAAGAGCTTTACAATGCAGATATTTTAGAAAATCAAATTGCTTTACAAGCTACCCGAAAGGAGTTTGAAGGACAAATTACGATCGTAGCATTTCCCGTAACGCGCTTTTCGAAATCTTCTCCTGAGCAAACTGGAAAAGAAATTGGAGCCTATTTGCAACAGCACATTGCTGAAATATCGGATTTCAATGTGATCAAAGGGTTTTTGAATATTGTCCTTTCGGATGCTTACTGGATCACGTTGTTGAATCAGACCATCTCGTCGAAGGACTTTGGCATATTTCCGGCAAATGGAAAAAAACTGATGGTGGAATACTCTTCTCCCAATACGAATAAACCGCTGCATTTAGGCCACATTCGGAATAATTTATTAGGATACTCCGTGGCCGAAATTCTGAAGGCCTATGGTTATGAGGTGATCAAAGCGAATTTGGTAAATGACCGTGGTATCCATATCTGTAAATCGATGTTGGCCTGGCAGAAATTTGGTGCCGGTGAGACACCTGAATCTACAGGGATGAAGGGAGACCACCTCGTCGGAAAATATTACGTCGTGTTTGACAAAGAATATAAAAAGGAGATCGAGGCATTGAAGGCTGAAGGGCAAACCGAAGATGAAGCAAAGAAAAATGCGCCGTTGATGAAGCAAGCCCAAGCGATGTTGCAACAATGGGAGGCGGGCAATGAAGAGGTAATCTCACTTTGGAAAACCATGAATAACTGGGTGTATGCTGGATTTGAAAAGACATACAAACAATTGGGCGTCGATTTCGACAAATATTATTATGAATCCAATACTTACTTGTTAGGTAAAGATATTATTCAAGAAGGTTTGGATAAAGGCGTTTTCTTCAAGAAAGAAGATAACTCCGTTTGGATTGATCTAACAGATGAAGGATTGGATCAGAAGCTGGTGCTTCGTGGCGACGGTACTTCTGTTTATATCACCCAAGATTTGGGGACAGCTCAACTAAAGTATGATGAGTTCAAAATGAGTGAATCTATCTATGTTGTTGGTAACGAGCAAGATTATCATTTCAAGGTATTGTTCTTAATCTTAAAAAAACTTGGTAAAGCCTGGGCTGAAGGTTTGTTCCATTTGTCTTATGGAATGGTCGATCTTCCATCCGGCAAAATGAAATCAAGGGAAGGAACAGTTGTTGATGCGGATGATTTGATGGCTGAAATGCTTAAAACTGCGCAGGAACGGACTGAAGAACTTGGAAAGACGGAAGGATTGGACGAAGCATCCAAAGCAGCTCTTTATGATACGATTGGAATGGGGGCGCTTAAATATTTTCTATTGAAGGTAGATCCCAAAAAACGTCTCTTATTTGATCCCAATGAGTCCGTCGATTTTCAAGGACATACTGGGCCGTTTATTCAATATACTCATGCACGTATCAAATCTGTCTTAAGTAAAGCTGAATTCAATTTTGACAGTGCGGTTTCTGTACCGGCAACGATCTCTTCTTACGAACGTGATTTGATTCAGCAACTTGGAGCATTTCCAGAGACTATTGAAGCCTCCGCACAAGAGTTCAGCCCTGCCCAGTTGGCAAATTATATTTATGAAGTAGCCAAGATTTACAATAAATTTTATCATGAGGAAACCATCTTGAAAGCGGAAGATAATGATGTTAAAAACTTTAGGTTGCACTTATCTGCTTCCGCAGCGAAGGTTATTGCAAAAGGAATGAACTTATTGGGTATCCAAGTGCCCGAAAGAATGTAA
- a CDS encoding oxidoreductase translates to MMEKIRVGLIGFGISGQVFHAPVMRSIVELDLIKVTARKADQQSLLKERYPHAEIALSANDIFDDPTIDLVVIATSNEMHYPFAKRALEAGKHVVVEKPFTNSVDQADELISLAKQYNLILAPYHNLRFNSDYRTVEKVIKSGRLGRIVNLESRFDRFRNYLRPNAWREENLPGSGVFYDLGPHLIDQALQLFGKPNAVFADLAIQRDHAKTIDNFDCLLYYDNLRVSLKGSMLAKEPTPRYRVFGMNGNFVKYGIDPQEALLRDGKFPDEDPTWGQEDPSLYGKLNIVEKGNDIEEMIPSEIGSYPDFYQNVADSILGKRSLIASPEQARDVIKIIEIAYQSQLERRVISVDDTLIAY, encoded by the coding sequence ATGATGGAGAAAATTCGCGTAGGACTTATTGGTTTTGGAATTTCAGGCCAAGTTTTTCATGCCCCCGTGATGCGTTCGATTGTGGAACTGGATCTTATCAAGGTGACGGCACGCAAAGCTGATCAGCAGAGTTTGCTTAAGGAGCGCTATCCGCATGCGGAAATTGCTTTGTCTGCAAATGACATATTCGATGATCCAACCATTGATTTAGTCGTGATTGCAACCTCCAATGAAATGCATTATCCTTTTGCCAAACGTGCATTGGAAGCGGGAAAACATGTCGTGGTTGAAAAGCCGTTTACAAATAGTGTGGATCAGGCAGATGAGTTGATTTCGTTGGCAAAGCAGTACAATCTGATCTTGGCTCCCTACCATAATTTAAGGTTCAACTCAGACTATCGTACAGTTGAAAAAGTAATCAAAAGTGGAAGATTGGGACGGATTGTAAATTTGGAATCTCGCTTTGATCGTTTTCGAAACTACCTGCGACCGAATGCTTGGCGTGAGGAAAATTTGCCGGGTTCTGGAGTATTTTATGACTTAGGGCCTCATCTCATCGACCAGGCTTTACAGTTGTTTGGAAAGCCAAATGCTGTTTTTGCAGATTTAGCTATCCAACGGGATCACGCAAAGACTATCGATAATTTCGACTGCCTATTGTACTATGATAACTTACGGGTATCGTTGAAAGGGTCTATGCTTGCAAAAGAACCCACACCTCGGTATCGTGTCTTTGGAATGAACGGAAATTTTGTAAAATATGGTATCGACCCACAGGAAGCTTTACTGCGCGATGGTAAATTTCCTGATGAAGATCCAACCTGGGGACAAGAGGATCCAAGTCTATACGGCAAGCTCAATATCGTTGAAAAGGGGAATGACATTGAAGAAATGATTCCTTCTGAAATTGGTTCCTATCCTGATTTTTATCAGAACGTTGCGGATAGTATATTAGGGAAAAGATCCTTAATCGCATCGCCAGAACAAGCCCGAGATGTTATTAAAATTATTGAAATAGCATATCAGAGTCAATTGGAGCGGAGGGTGATTTCTGTTGACGACACATTGATTGCTTATTAG
- a CDS encoding YafY family protein: MALNKLALIRYKTIDQCLRLRHRKWTLEDLMEKVSDALYEFEGIKNGISKRTIQGDIQLMRSNKLGYNAPIVVLQRKFYTYEDPHYSISNSPISVGDMQKMKEAVEVLKHVSGFSSFDELSDIVARLEDSIHTKKDNAPSIIQMENNNLLKGLSFINPLHQAIREKTPLLISYQSFKAKQQQDLVFSPYLLKEYRNRWFLIGHHKKNEGLMTLALDRINSVEEMGKNSYQEYNGVDFERYFSDTIGVTKSHKDRGHRVILLVNAKNAPYVTTKPIHSSQQILGKKEDGSILIRLDVVLNFELEREILGFGESVKVLSPKSLQTRIKQRLGAAIQRYTQESVDRILD; this comes from the coding sequence GTGGCACTTAATAAACTCGCGCTTATACGCTATAAAACTATTGATCAATGTCTCCGTTTGCGACATCGGAAATGGACGTTGGAAGATCTTATGGAAAAGGTATCCGATGCACTCTATGAATTTGAAGGAATCAAAAATGGGATAAGTAAACGCACCATACAAGGTGATATTCAACTCATGCGTAGTAATAAGCTCGGCTACAATGCGCCTATAGTCGTCTTGCAACGCAAATTCTACACCTATGAAGATCCCCACTATAGTATTAGCAATTCTCCTATTTCTGTCGGAGATATGCAAAAAATGAAGGAGGCTGTGGAGGTGTTGAAGCATGTGAGCGGCTTCTCGAGCTTTGATGAATTGAGCGATATTGTTGCACGGCTCGAAGATAGTATCCATACCAAAAAGGATAATGCGCCATCGATTATACAAATGGAAAATAATAATCTGCTAAAGGGACTTTCCTTTATCAATCCATTGCATCAAGCCATTCGAGAAAAAACCCCGCTACTCATAAGCTACCAGTCGTTCAAAGCAAAACAACAGCAAGATCTTGTCTTCTCCCCCTATCTTCTAAAAGAGTATCGTAATCGGTGGTTTCTAATTGGGCATCACAAAAAGAATGAAGGGTTGATGACGCTAGCACTTGATCGCATAAATTCTGTAGAAGAAATGGGTAAAAATTCATATCAAGAATATAACGGGGTAGATTTTGAACGCTATTTTTCGGATACCATTGGCGTTACTAAATCACACAAAGACCGCGGACATCGCGTAATATTACTTGTCAATGCAAAAAATGCGCCTTATGTGACAACAAAACCCATACATTCTTCCCAGCAAATTTTAGGTAAAAAGGAAGACGGATCGATTTTGATTCGCCTCGATGTTGTACTTAATTTTGAGCTGGAAAGAGAAATTTTAGGTTTTGGCGAATCCGTTAAGGTGCTCTCACCGAAAAGTCTTCAAACTCGAATAAAGCAGCGCTTGGGAGCTGCCATACAACGTTATACCCAAGAATCCGTAGATAGAATTTTGGATTAA
- a CDS encoding HAD family phosphatase — MTEYAAIFDMDGVISHTNPFHAQAFRAFFKNHNVQQATEEEFEQHMYGKHNSYIMQHFFKRPISPEELSTLEFEKEQLFRVIYKDHVAPIKGLIEFLTALKEKGFKLAVATSAPRENMDLILDELNIRQLFSSTLSSEDVKLHKPHPEVYLKSAENLQISTDCCIVFEDSFSGITAAKNANMKVVAVLSTHKKEELPTSNIYINNYTELSVANVEAILKIQ, encoded by the coding sequence ATGACAGAATACGCAGCGATATTTGACATGGACGGTGTTATAAGTCACACCAATCCTTTCCACGCACAAGCCTTTAGAGCTTTTTTTAAAAACCACAATGTGCAACAAGCTACAGAAGAGGAATTTGAACAGCACATGTATGGTAAGCACAATAGTTATATTATGCAACATTTCTTTAAACGTCCAATTTCTCCTGAAGAACTGAGCACGCTTGAATTTGAAAAAGAGCAACTTTTTAGAGTAATTTACAAAGACCATGTAGCGCCTATAAAGGGGTTAATTGAGTTTTTGACAGCCTTAAAAGAGAAAGGTTTTAAGCTTGCTGTAGCGACATCTGCTCCGCGGGAAAATATGGATTTAATTCTAGACGAATTGAATATACGGCAATTATTTTCTTCCACACTAAGCAGCGAAGACGTGAAATTACATAAACCTCATCCTGAGGTTTACCTAAAATCGGCAGAAAATCTTCAAATTTCAACCGATTGCTGTATCGTTTTTGAAGATTCTTTTTCAGGCATTACTGCAGCTAAAAATGCTAATATGAAAGTTGTAGCTGTACTTTCAACGCATAAAAAAGAAGAATTACCAACAAGCAATATTTATATCAATAATTATACGGAATTATCAGTTGCGAATGTTGAAGCTATTTTAAAAATACAGTAG
- a CDS encoding aminoacetone oxidase family FAD-binding enzyme: MTYDAIIIGAGACGLMCAAQAGLIGKKTLVIERNDKVGAKILISGGGRCNYTNTGTSPSNFISENPDFLHSVFKQWTVEDTVVFFESYGIVGQEKTLGQLFPITNKAKDIVAVFSKILYETDQDIALNTLVKSVERDADGFVVTVENEAGESHYHSPKVIIASGGLPVQKLGASDFGLRLAKKFGLEVVGTAPALVPLTITGKDADWYSSLAGNSVFSKVSVAGMSFEENILFTHWGLSGPAILQISSYWRPGQEISIDLLPNFNLDNLIKQERQYGGKRLVSQLLNDHFTRKLVDALGKFLVLDTKIASLSKAEAKLIVDTIHHFKVKPAGDKGYDKAEVMRGGVSTAELHPKTLMSKKVNGLYFGGETVDITGWLGGYNFQWAWASGYAIAQDI; encoded by the coding sequence ATAACCTACGATGCTATCATTATTGGGGCTGGGGCCTGTGGTTTGATGTGCGCTGCGCAAGCAGGGCTCATTGGAAAGAAGACTTTAGTTATTGAACGAAACGATAAAGTTGGTGCGAAGATATTGATTTCTGGAGGTGGACGCTGTAATTATACGAATACGGGTACTAGCCCATCAAATTTCATTTCTGAAAATCCAGATTTTTTACATAGCGTGTTCAAGCAATGGACTGTAGAGGATACTGTTGTGTTTTTTGAAAGCTATGGCATTGTGGGGCAGGAGAAGACCTTGGGGCAGCTGTTTCCGATAACCAATAAAGCAAAAGATATTGTTGCTGTGTTTTCTAAAATTTTATATGAAACGGATCAGGATATTGCCTTAAATACATTGGTGAAATCTGTTGAAAGAGATGCCGATGGTTTTGTTGTAACAGTAGAAAATGAAGCAGGTGAATCCCACTATCATAGCCCAAAAGTTATCATTGCTTCCGGAGGGCTTCCGGTTCAAAAGCTTGGCGCATCAGACTTTGGTTTACGCCTAGCCAAAAAATTTGGTTTGGAAGTGGTCGGTACAGCTCCTGCATTAGTGCCGCTGACCATAACAGGAAAAGATGCCGATTGGTATAGTTCCTTAGCTGGAAATTCGGTATTCTCAAAGGTATCTGTTGCCGGAATGTCTTTTGAAGAGAATATTCTCTTTACACACTGGGGATTAAGCGGACCCGCAATTCTTCAGATATCAAGTTATTGGAGGCCTGGACAGGAGATTAGCATTGATCTACTGCCTAATTTTAATTTAGATAATCTGATTAAACAAGAGCGACAATACGGCGGAAAAAGACTTGTTTCCCAATTGTTGAACGATCACTTCACGAGGAAATTGGTTGATGCTCTTGGAAAATTCCTAGTATTGGATACCAAAATTGCCTCCCTTAGTAAGGCTGAGGCGAAATTGATTGTTGATACTATTCATCACTTCAAGGTAAAACCTGCGGGAGATAAGGGTTATGATAAAGCTGAGGTTATGCGAGGGGGAGTATCGACAGCGGAACTTCATCCTAAGACACTCATGTCAAAAAAAGTAAATGGCCTTTATTTCGGAGGAGAAACTGTAGATATTACCGGATGGCTGGGCGGCTATAACTTCCAATGGGCTTGGGCTAGTGGTTATGCCATTGCTCAAGATATTTAG
- a CDS encoding sigma-54 dependent transcriptional regulator: MSTILIIDDERAIRSSLRDILEYEDYTILDVDNGRDGLDILKKEKIDLVLCDIKMNTMDGMEVLADAHQSSPDIPFIMISGHGTIETAVEAAKKGAFDFLEKPLDLNRLLITVRNALDKSSLVTETKVLKRKVSSSKTKDILGESGAIKRIKETIDRVAPTEARVLITGANGSGKELVARWLHEKSNRAQGPLIEVNCAAIPSELIESELFGHEKGSFTSAIKQRIGKFEQASGGTLFLDEIGDMSLSAQAKVLRALQEHKITRVGGDKEIDVNVRVVAATNKDLLKEIEDGNFRMDLYHRLSVILIHVPALVDRVDDIPLLSTNFCEEICMEYGIPVKDITTAAMKELSHLPWTGNIRELRNMIERLIILSDKSITDKDVIAFANPSREPINGVAHEKGTANYGLDMDSFDSFQDYKDHAEKEFIKYKLEKNNWNVSKTADDLDIQRSHLYSKIEKFGLKRD, encoded by the coding sequence ATGAGTACGATTTTAATCATTGATGATGAGCGCGCCATCAGAAGTTCGTTGCGTGATATCTTGGAATATGAAGATTATACGATTTTAGATGTCGACAATGGCCGGGATGGTTTAGATATTTTAAAAAAGGAAAAAATAGATCTTGTTCTGTGTGATATCAAGATGAACACGATGGATGGGATGGAAGTGTTGGCAGATGCCCACCAAAGCAGTCCAGATATTCCCTTCATAATGATCTCCGGACATGGTACGATTGAAACCGCTGTTGAAGCTGCGAAAAAGGGAGCATTTGACTTTTTAGAAAAGCCATTGGACCTAAATAGATTATTGATCACGGTTCGAAATGCATTGGATAAAAGTTCCCTAGTGACCGAAACGAAAGTTCTGAAACGAAAAGTTAGCAGTTCGAAAACGAAAGATATATTAGGTGAATCTGGGGCTATCAAACGTATTAAAGAAACAATTGACCGTGTTGCACCAACTGAAGCTCGCGTATTGATTACTGGTGCGAATGGTTCGGGAAAAGAATTGGTTGCACGTTGGTTACATGAGAAATCAAATCGCGCGCAGGGCCCATTAATCGAAGTGAACTGTGCGGCAATACCTTCCGAATTAATTGAATCAGAGCTGTTTGGTCACGAAAAAGGATCTTTCACATCGGCTATTAAGCAACGTATTGGAAAATTTGAACAAGCTAGTGGCGGCACATTGTTTTTAGATGAGATTGGTGACATGAGCCTTTCGGCGCAGGCAAAAGTATTAAGAGCGCTACAGGAACATAAAATTACTCGGGTGGGGGGCGATAAAGAAATTGATGTCAATGTACGTGTGGTTGCTGCGACCAATAAGGACTTATTGAAAGAAATTGAAGATGGTAATTTCAGAATGGACTTATATCACCGTCTTTCTGTTATATTGATCCATGTACCTGCATTAGTTGATCGCGTTGATGATATTCCTTTATTATCTACTAACTTCTGCGAAGAGATCTGTATGGAGTACGGAATTCCCGTTAAGGATATCACTACAGCAGCCATGAAAGAGTTAAGCCACCTTCCTTGGACGGGAAATATTCGCGAATTAAGAAATATGATTGAACGTTTAATTATTTTGAGCGACAAGTCTATTACCGACAAAGATGTCATTGCCTTTGCCAATCCTTCGCGCGAACCGATAAATGGTGTAGCCCATGAAAAAGGTACAGCAAATTATGGATTAGATATGGACTCCTTTGATTCGTTTCAAGATTACAAGGATCATGCTGAGAAAGAATTTATAAAATACAAGTTGGAAAAAAACAATTGGAACGTCTCCAAGACAGCGGATGATTTGGACATTCAACGTAGTCATCTTTATAGTAAAATAGAAAAGTTCGGTCTGAAAAGAGATTAA